Proteins encoded together in one Schumannella luteola window:
- a CDS encoding helix-turn-helix transcriptional regulator, with translation MPRRNADAPPAGPKFSARDRLAFLLALVPWLMDHERVTVDEAAAHFDVDADLVRESVELIAVSGVPGDTSSYQHGDLFDIAWDAFEERGEIVLTNLVAIDDAPRFSAREAAALIAGLQYLSSLPETADSAAIATLMGKLSRGTSGQVAPVGVAGEATDARLATIRDAVTRGMQLELDYLNSRGERERRRVDPLRIDSNDTDWYLRGWCHLRQAVRTFRLDRMADVIVTDRPIEHRVDEVALPEKLFEGATTELVVTLDVAAAAVPLLDDYIPEGAPRSVHGDLVRLELPISHLDMLKRLIAGMPGVATVVAPAEARAAVEAWAQAALGRYTAD, from the coding sequence ATGCCCCGGCGTAACGCCGACGCGCCCCCCGCCGGCCCCAAGTTCAGCGCCCGCGACCGGCTCGCCTTCCTGCTCGCGCTCGTGCCGTGGCTCATGGACCACGAGCGCGTCACGGTCGACGAGGCCGCTGCGCACTTCGACGTGGATGCCGACCTCGTGCGCGAGTCGGTCGAGCTGATCGCCGTGAGCGGCGTGCCGGGCGACACCTCGTCGTACCAGCACGGCGACCTCTTCGACATCGCCTGGGATGCCTTCGAGGAGCGCGGCGAGATCGTGCTCACGAACCTCGTCGCCATCGACGACGCTCCGCGCTTCTCCGCGCGCGAGGCCGCGGCGCTCATCGCCGGACTCCAGTACCTCTCCTCGCTGCCCGAGACGGCTGACAGCGCGGCGATCGCGACGCTCATGGGCAAGCTCTCGCGCGGCACCTCCGGGCAGGTCGCCCCGGTGGGAGTGGCCGGCGAGGCGACGGATGCGCGACTCGCGACGATCCGCGACGCCGTCACGCGCGGGATGCAGCTCGAGCTCGACTACCTCAACTCGCGCGGCGAGCGCGAGCGCCGTCGCGTCGACCCGCTGCGCATCGACTCCAACGACACCGACTGGTATCTGCGCGGCTGGTGCCACCTGCGTCAGGCCGTGCGCACCTTCCGCCTCGACCGCATGGCGGATGTCATCGTCACCGACCGGCCGATCGAGCACCGCGTCGACGAGGTCGCCCTGCCCGAGAAGCTCTTCGAGGGGGCGACGACCGAGCTGGTCGTGACGCTCGACGTGGCGGCGGCGGCCGTACCGCTGCTCGACGACTACATCCCCGAGGGCGCGCCCCGTTCGGTGCACGGCGACCTCGTGCGCCTCGAGCTGCCGATCTCGCACCTCGACATGCTGAAGCGCTTGATCGCGGGCATGCCGGGCGTCGCGACCGTCGTCGCACCGGCGGAGGCGCGCGCGGCCGTCGAAGCCTGGGCACAGGCGGCACTGGGGCGTTACACCGCGGACTGA
- a CDS encoding tRNA (adenine-N1)-methyltransferase translates to MSAQRRRSGPFVPGDRVQLTGPKGRMNTITLEAGKVFHTHRGMLNHEEIIGLPDGSVLTASNGDEYLALRPLLADFVMSMPRGAAIVYPKDAAQILGLADIFPGSTVVEAGVGSGALSLWLLRGVGPEGRLASFERREEFAEIAQANVAAFLGEEPANWSVTVGDLAEELPAAFEPGTVDRVVLDMLAPWECLPAVSDALRPGGVVICYVATVTQLSRVVEAIRATGEYTHPEPVETLVRGWHVEGLAVRPDHRMVGHTGFLVTARRLAPGAELPQLKRRASKSEFSDEDVELWTPGSLGQRSTSDKRLRRVVRDAQKLASETGAEPGSDDRDAAPAADAAAHGDADQPR, encoded by the coding sequence ATGAGCGCCCAGCGCCGCCGCAGCGGACCTTTCGTGCCGGGCGACCGCGTTCAGCTGACCGGCCCCAAGGGCCGCATGAACACGATCACCCTCGAGGCCGGGAAGGTCTTCCACACGCATCGCGGGATGCTGAATCACGAGGAGATCATCGGGCTCCCCGACGGATCGGTGCTGACGGCGTCGAACGGCGACGAGTACCTCGCGCTGCGGCCGCTGCTGGCCGACTTCGTGATGTCGATGCCGCGCGGTGCCGCGATCGTCTACCCGAAGGACGCGGCGCAGATCCTCGGTCTCGCGGACATCTTCCCCGGGTCGACGGTCGTCGAGGCCGGCGTCGGCTCGGGCGCCCTGTCGCTGTGGCTGCTGCGCGGCGTCGGACCGGAAGGGCGTCTCGCCTCGTTCGAGCGCCGCGAGGAGTTCGCCGAGATCGCCCAGGCGAATGTCGCCGCGTTCCTCGGCGAGGAGCCCGCGAACTGGAGCGTCACCGTCGGCGACCTCGCCGAGGAGCTGCCCGCCGCCTTCGAGCCGGGCACGGTCGACCGCGTCGTGCTCGACATGCTCGCGCCCTGGGAGTGCCTGCCCGCCGTGTCGGATGCGCTGCGCCCAGGCGGCGTGGTCATCTGCTACGTCGCCACGGTCACCCAGCTCTCGCGCGTCGTCGAGGCGATCCGCGCGACGGGGGAGTACACGCATCCCGAGCCCGTCGAGACGCTCGTGCGCGGCTGGCATGTCGAGGGCCTCGCCGTGCGCCCCGATCACCGCATGGTCGGCCACACCGGCTTCCTCGTGACCGCGCGCCGGCTGGCGCCGGGCGCGGAGCTGCCGCAGCTCAAGCGCCGCGCGTCGAAGAGCGAGTTCAGCGACGAGGACGTCGAGCTGTGGACCCCCGGCTCGCTCGGCCAGCGCTCGACGAGCGACAAGCGGCTGCGCCGCGTCGTGCGGGATGCGCAGAAGCTCGCGTCGGAGACCGGCGCCGAGCCCGGCTCCGACGATCGCGATGCCGCCCCCGCCGCCGACGCGGCGGCGCACGGCGACGCCGATCAGCCCCGATAG
- a CDS encoding helix-turn-helix transcriptional regulator: MSASKPAPRVAVEERLFSLVLALLATEGGLSKSEILSTVQGYRQRFDKGGDNANLERQFERDKDDIRDLGVPLETVESPGDAGNNQLLRYRIRKGAYELPTDVRFSAEETSMLNLAAMVWREGALSGESRRALLKLRGLGGAQAQQPVLGYAPRLRSRDAAFAAIDAALEKHLTVRFQYLKPGQTEASDRHVIPLALVQYQGRWHLSAEEPDSGKRKMFLLRRIVGAVTTGKPAPARDGDFAAEALASLAEVWEAGIAELEVVAGSDADRRLGSRAGAERLAADAADADADADVRLRLHFVDLAILADELAAFGPEVVVLEPAALRAAVRDRLTVIGAVHAPA, from the coding sequence GTGTCCGCATCGAAACCCGCGCCGCGCGTCGCCGTCGAGGAGCGCCTCTTCAGCCTCGTGCTGGCGCTGCTCGCCACCGAGGGCGGTCTGAGCAAGAGCGAGATCCTGTCGACGGTGCAGGGCTACCGTCAGCGCTTCGACAAGGGCGGCGACAACGCGAACCTCGAGCGTCAGTTCGAGCGCGACAAAGACGACATCCGCGACCTCGGTGTGCCGCTCGAGACGGTGGAGTCGCCCGGCGACGCCGGCAACAACCAGCTGCTGCGCTACCGCATCCGCAAGGGCGCCTACGAGCTGCCGACGGATGTGCGCTTCTCGGCCGAGGAGACCTCGATGCTCAACCTCGCCGCGATGGTGTGGCGCGAGGGGGCGCTATCAGGGGAGTCGCGCCGTGCGCTGCTCAAGCTGCGCGGACTCGGCGGCGCTCAGGCGCAGCAGCCCGTGCTCGGCTACGCGCCGCGGCTGCGATCGCGGGATGCGGCATTCGCGGCGATCGACGCCGCGCTCGAGAAGCACCTGACCGTGCGCTTCCAGTACTTGAAGCCGGGCCAGACCGAGGCGAGTGATCGCCACGTCATCCCGCTCGCGCTCGTGCAGTACCAGGGGCGCTGGCACCTCTCCGCCGAGGAGCCCGACTCAGGCAAGCGCAAGATGTTCCTGCTGCGTCGGATCGTCGGCGCCGTCACGACCGGCAAGCCGGCGCCCGCCCGCGACGGCGACTTCGCCGCCGAAGCGCTCGCCTCGCTCGCCGAGGTGTGGGAGGCCGGGATCGCCGAACTCGAGGTCGTCGCGGGCAGCGACGCCGATCGACGCCTGGGCAGCCGCGCCGGGGCCGAGCGGCTCGCCGCCGATGCCGCCGACGCCGACGCCGACGCCGACGTCCGTCTGCGACTGCACTTCGTCGATCTCGCGATCCTCGCCGACGAGCTGGCCGCGTTCGGCCCCGAGGTCGTCGTGCTCGAGCCCGCCGCCCTGCGCGCCGCCGTGCGCGACCGGCTCACCGTGATCGGAGCGGTCCATGCCCCGGCGTAA
- a CDS encoding HAD family hydrolase — protein sequence MLVTDALPSAVLWDMDGTLVDTEPYWMTAESELVSAWGGEWTQEHALQMVGLGLPDAARILQDHGVGLSTDEIVATMTARVIELTRAEVPFRPGARELLRGLKEAGIPSALVTMSYRDFADVVIEAIGPELFAATVTGDEVEHTKPHPAPYLRGAELLGVDVRTAIAVEDSRPGVASAVASGATVVAVPLHVALPESPDYTLWDGFAGRGLADLLAVHAERSDA from the coding sequence ATGCTCGTGACCGACGCGCTGCCCTCTGCTGTTCTCTGGGATATGGACGGCACGCTCGTCGATACCGAGCCCTACTGGATGACCGCCGAATCCGAGCTGGTCTCCGCCTGGGGCGGTGAGTGGACGCAGGAGCACGCGCTGCAGATGGTCGGCCTCGGCCTGCCCGACGCCGCGCGGATCCTGCAGGACCACGGCGTCGGACTCTCGACCGACGAGATCGTCGCGACCATGACGGCCCGCGTGATCGAGCTGACGCGCGCCGAGGTGCCGTTCCGTCCGGGTGCGCGCGAGCTGCTGCGCGGTCTGAAGGAGGCGGGCATCCCCTCCGCGCTCGTCACGATGTCGTACCGCGACTTCGCCGACGTCGTGATCGAGGCGATCGGCCCCGAGCTGTTCGCCGCGACGGTCACCGGCGACGAGGTCGAGCACACGAAGCCGCATCCGGCTCCCTATCTGCGCGGCGCCGAGCTGCTGGGGGTGGATGTGCGCACGGCCATCGCGGTCGAGGACTCCCGCCCCGGCGTGGCCTCGGCCGTCGCCTCGGGGGCGACCGTCGTCGCGGTGCCCCTGCACGTCGCCCTGCCCGAGAGCCCCGACTACACCCTGTGGGACGGCTTCGCCGGTCGCGGCCTCGCCGACCTGCTCGCCGTGCACGCCGAACGGAGTGACGCATGA
- the tatA gene encoding twin-arginine translocase TatA/TatE family subunit, which produces MGIFGNAFTGWHLLLVLAVIVLIFGATKLPALARSVGQSAKILKSELKDEDKGKDAQSGTAENAASAPVETSSATTTSAPPADRS; this is translated from the coding sequence ATGGGTATTTTCGGCAACGCATTCACCGGCTGGCACCTGCTGCTGGTCCTCGCGGTCATCGTCCTGATCTTCGGCGCGACCAAGCTCCCGGCTCTCGCCCGCAGCGTCGGCCAGTCGGCCAAGATCCTCAAGAGCGAGCTCAAGGACGAGGACAAGGGCAAAGACGCCCAGTCCGGCACCGCTGAGAACGCCGCTTCGGCTCCCGTCGAGACCTCGTCGGCCACGACGACGAGCGCTCCGCCCGCCGACAGGTCCTGA
- a CDS encoding DEAD/DEAH box helicase codes for MSTTESSAPSPSERYAQSRARRGFLRLEAFRAKLAYDLDPFQLAACRTLEEGRSVLVAAPTGAGKTIVAEFAVYLAMFEPRDKVFYTTPMKALSNQKYAELVAEYGSDEVGLLTGDSNINSSARVVVMTTEVLRNMLYADSPLLTDLAFVVMDEVHYLADRFRGAVWEEVIIHLPKQVRMVSLSATVSNAEEFGDWLGAVRGHTDVIVSEERPVPLDQHVLVRTKLLDLFDSSGQAATNRVNPELARLAAAGGRGLGGRAGGDLRRIHHKDTGRRDFRNADRVDRAAFVHMLDDKNLLPAIFFVFSRVGCDAAVTQVVRSGIRLTEAWEREEIRAIAEERCRTLRDEDLAVLGYWEWLEGLTRGVAAHHAGLLPAFKEVIEELFQRKLVKVVFATETLALGVNMPARTVVLEKLEKFNGEARVPITPGEYTQLTGRAGRRGIDVEGHSVIQWSSGLNPQAVASLASRRSYPLNSSFRPTYNMAVNLVAQFGRVRTREILESSFAQFQADRAVVDLARKVKAQRESMDGYAQAMSCHLGDFREYAALRRELSDLERKNARSDGGSRGERERRQRHMADLRRRMRQHPCHSCNDREAHARWAERWWRLKRETDQLTSQVEGRTGAVAKVFDRVTDVLLELGYLSGKGDQIETTLDGRLLRRIYGERDLLVAECLRRGLWDELDAPALAALVTALVYEPRRESGEPVELPRGPFRKAFGATEELWANLSDLEDEHRLPSKDAPAAGLSLAAYRWAGGARLDSVLRDADLAAGDFVRWMKQVIDLLDQISIVAEGRVGPTARRAIDGIRRGVVSDSAVS; via the coding sequence ATGAGCACGACCGAATCGAGCGCCCCGAGCCCCTCCGAGCGCTACGCCCAGTCGCGGGCGCGCCGCGGATTCCTGCGTCTGGAGGCGTTCCGGGCGAAGCTCGCCTACGACCTCGACCCCTTCCAGCTGGCGGCCTGCCGCACGCTGGAGGAGGGGCGCAGCGTGCTCGTCGCCGCCCCGACCGGCGCGGGCAAGACGATCGTCGCCGAGTTCGCGGTCTACCTGGCGATGTTCGAGCCGCGCGACAAGGTCTTCTACACGACCCCGATGAAGGCGCTGTCGAACCAGAAGTACGCCGAGCTGGTCGCCGAGTACGGCTCCGACGAGGTCGGCCTGCTGACCGGCGACAGCAACATCAACAGCTCGGCCCGCGTCGTCGTGATGACGACCGAAGTGCTGCGCAACATGCTCTACGCCGACTCGCCGCTGCTGACCGATCTGGCGTTCGTCGTGATGGACGAGGTGCACTACCTCGCCGACCGATTCCGCGGAGCCGTGTGGGAGGAGGTCATCATCCACCTGCCGAAGCAGGTGCGGATGGTGTCGCTCAGCGCCACGGTGTCGAACGCCGAGGAGTTCGGCGACTGGCTCGGCGCGGTGCGCGGGCACACCGACGTGATCGTGTCAGAGGAGCGCCCGGTGCCGCTCGACCAGCACGTCCTGGTGCGCACGAAGCTGCTCGACCTCTTCGACTCCTCAGGGCAGGCCGCGACGAACCGCGTCAACCCCGAGCTCGCGCGCCTCGCCGCGGCGGGCGGACGCGGGCTCGGCGGGCGCGCCGGCGGCGACCTGCGCCGCATCCACCACAAGGACACCGGTCGTCGCGACTTCCGCAACGCCGACCGCGTCGACCGGGCCGCCTTCGTGCACATGCTCGACGACAAGAACCTGCTGCCGGCCATCTTCTTCGTCTTCAGCCGGGTGGGATGCGACGCCGCCGTCACCCAGGTCGTGCGCAGCGGCATCCGGCTCACCGAGGCCTGGGAGCGCGAGGAGATCCGCGCGATCGCGGAGGAGCGCTGCCGCACGCTGCGCGACGAGGATCTCGCCGTGCTCGGCTACTGGGAGTGGCTCGAGGGCCTGACCCGCGGTGTCGCCGCGCACCACGCCGGGCTGCTGCCGGCCTTCAAGGAGGTCATCGAGGAGCTCTTCCAGCGCAAGCTGGTCAAGGTCGTCTTCGCGACCGAGACGCTGGCGCTCGGCGTGAACATGCCCGCGCGCACGGTCGTGCTCGAGAAGCTCGAGAAGTTCAACGGCGAGGCCCGCGTGCCGATCACGCCGGGGGAGTACACCCAGCTCACCGGCCGCGCCGGGCGCCGCGGCATCGATGTCGAGGGCCACTCCGTCATCCAGTGGTCGAGCGGACTGAACCCTCAGGCCGTCGCCTCGCTCGCCTCCCGGCGCAGCTACCCGCTCAACTCGAGCTTCCGGCCGACGTACAACATGGCGGTCAACCTGGTCGCGCAGTTCGGCCGGGTGCGCACGCGCGAGATCCTCGAGAGCTCGTTCGCCCAGTTCCAGGCCGACCGGGCGGTCGTCGATCTGGCCCGCAAGGTCAAGGCGCAGCGCGAGAGCATGGACGGCTACGCGCAGGCGATGAGCTGCCACCTCGGCGACTTCCGCGAGTACGCGGCGCTGCGCCGCGAGCTCAGCGACCTCGAGCGCAAGAACGCCCGCTCCGATGGCGGCAGCCGTGGCGAGCGCGAGCGCCGCCAGCGGCACATGGCCGACTTGCGCCGGCGGATGCGGCAGCATCCCTGCCATTCCTGCAACGACCGCGAGGCGCACGCCCGCTGGGCTGAGCGCTGGTGGCGCCTCAAGCGCGAGACCGACCAGCTCACCTCGCAGGTGGAGGGGCGCACCGGGGCCGTCGCGAAGGTGTTCGACCGCGTCACCGACGTGCTGCTCGAGCTCGGCTACCTCAGCGGCAAGGGCGACCAGATCGAGACCACCCTCGACGGCCGCCTGCTGCGCCGCATCTACGGCGAACGCGACCTGCTGGTCGCCGAGTGCCTGCGTCGCGGCCTCTGGGACGAGCTGGATGCGCCGGCCCTCGCCGCGCTCGTCACCGCGCTCGTCTACGAGCCCCGCCGGGAGTCGGGCGAGCCGGTCGAGCTGCCGCGCGGGCCGTTCCGCAAGGCCTTCGGCGCGACCGAGGAGCTGTGGGCGAACCTGAGCGATCTCGAGGACGAGCACCGGCTGCCGTCGAAGGACGCGCCGGCCGCGGGCCTCTCGCTGGCCGCCTACCGCTGGGCCGGCGGTGCGCGCCTCGACAGCGTGCTGCGCGACGCCGATCTCGCGGCGGGCGACTTCGTGCGCTGGATGAAACAGGTCATCGACCTGCTCGATCAGATCTCGATCGTCGCCGAGGGGCGCGTCGGGCCGACCGCGCGCCGCGCGATCGACGGCATCCGCCGCGGCGTCGTCTCCGATTCGGCGGTGTCGTGA
- the tatC gene encoding twin-arginine translocase subunit TatC, which translates to MSLGEHLVELRNRLMIGAAGILLGTVAGFFLYDLVWPILSNPVTVLSEAKKNSVSINFAGIATAFDVRFQVALAIGIVISSPIWLLQIFGFLTPGLTKTEKRYVFGFFFSAVPLFLAGCTAGFYVMPHIVELMASFVPANGTTFFDAKYFLDFILKLVLATGVAFVLPVFLVLLNFAGILRGKSILKGWRWAILAITLFTAAATPAADLFSMFLLAVPMVALYFGAVGLALLHDRSVDRKTAAAIAGTDAGLPAGA; encoded by the coding sequence ATGTCCCTCGGGGAGCATCTGGTCGAACTCCGCAACCGCCTGATGATCGGCGCCGCGGGGATCCTCCTGGGTACCGTGGCGGGATTCTTCCTCTACGACCTGGTCTGGCCGATCCTCTCGAACCCCGTCACCGTGCTCTCGGAGGCGAAGAAGAACTCCGTCTCGATCAACTTCGCCGGCATCGCCACCGCCTTCGATGTGCGATTCCAGGTCGCACTGGCGATCGGCATCGTGATCTCGAGCCCGATCTGGCTGCTGCAGATCTTCGGCTTCCTCACGCCCGGACTCACCAAGACCGAGAAGCGCTACGTCTTCGGCTTCTTCTTCTCGGCGGTGCCGCTGTTCCTCGCCGGGTGCACGGCCGGGTTCTACGTGATGCCGCACATCGTCGAGCTGATGGCGAGCTTCGTGCCGGCCAACGGCACGACGTTCTTCGACGCCAAGTACTTCCTCGACTTCATCCTCAAGCTCGTGCTCGCCACCGGCGTCGCCTTCGTGCTCCCGGTGTTCCTGGTGCTGCTGAACTTCGCCGGCATCCTGCGCGGCAAGTCGATCCTCAAGGGATGGCGCTGGGCGATCCTGGCGATCACGCTCTTCACCGCGGCGGCGACGCCGGCGGCCGACCTCTTCTCGATGTTCCTGCTCGCCGTGCCGATGGTGGCGCTCTACTTCGGCGCCGTCGGACTGGCCCTGCTTCACGACCGCTCCGTCGACCGGAAGACGGCCGCGGCGATCGCCGGCACCGACGCCGGCCTCCCCGCCGGCGCATGA